Part of the Corynebacterium efficiens YS-314 genome is shown below.
AGCATGAGGATCACCCAGATGACCAGGTTGTGGCCCAGGAACAGGGCCTGTTTCCACACCAGGCGGTAGACGTGCACCGACAGGGCGGAGGGGAGCTGTTTGATCAGGCCCTCGTTGTCGATGAAGATGTCTGCGCCTTCCTTGATGCATCCGGAGATGAAGTTCCAGATGATCAGGCCGACGGTGACGTGGGGGAGGAATTCCGCCAGGGGGATCTTGAACAGCACGGAGTACAGCAGGCCGAGGGCGACGGCCATGACGCCGGTGGCGATGGTGATCCACAGCGGGCCGAGCACGGATCTGCGGTAGCGTTGTTTGATGTCCTGCCAGCCCAGCTGCAGCCACAGTTCGTGCTGTTTGAATCCACGGACGATGTCGTCCCAGGCAGCCCGGAAGGTCATGGACTGTGACGGTGGTGCGGAATCCTGCTGCACCACCGTCATCCTGGCGAGGTCCGCCTGTAGGTTTTTCTGCTGTTGTTGTTCCTGCACAGTCATTACCCTAGCTGTCGGGGCGCGGACCCACGGTATCGGCAGCGGTGAAAAACGTGGGATTGGGTTGTCCACCAGGTGGGGTAAAGTTGCCTTGAAGTGGTTGTGGGGCTAGTTGTGCTGCAAGGAAGGGAGCGCGTTCATGGTTTTTGACGTGGCCAGGGTCCGGGGTCTTTATACCTCTCTCGGCGATGGCTGGACGTACCTGAACGCGCATCAACTTCCCCAGGTCCCGGAACGGGTGGCGTCCGGGGTGGCGTCCGCGTTTCGTCTGCATGCCCAGATGCCTTTCGACGGGCAGGTGCCCTATGCGGTGTCGCAGGTGGAGCAGGCACGTGCGACGGTCGCGGAGATGGCCGGCGTGGAGCCTGCGCAGGTGGTGTTGGGGCCGACCCGTCATTATCTGGCGCGGGTGTTGGCGCGTAGCCTCGGGTCTTTTGTGCGTCGTAAAGCAGGGGTGGTGCTCTCGCGCGCGGACGCCGACTGGCTCACCCAACCCTTCGGGCTTCTCGACGCCACCGTGCGCTGGGCGGAACCCGACCTGGGGACCGGCCAGCTGCCCGGTTGGCAGTACAAGGAGCTTGTCGACGGCGCGACCCGCCTCGTGGTGCTCTCCGCAGCGCACCCTCTACTGGGCACGGTGGCACCGACAGCCCGGATCGTGGACACCGTCCGCGAACGTTCCCGCGCCTGGATCGTGGTGGATGCCTCCGCCTACGCCGCCTACCGGCCGCTGGATCTGGAGGAGTGGCAGGCCGATATCGTCATGCTCGACATGGGCGAACTCGGCGGCCCGCATGTCTCCGCACTGATCTTCCGCGATTCCTCGATGTTCCCCCGCCTGGACCGCTCCGTCGCCCTCGAACCGGATCCGGGTTTCCTGCCCCACGGCCTGTTCGGCGGGGTACCCAACCTGTTCCGGCACCTGGCGAACCTCGACGAGGACGCCACCGACCTGCGCGGATCGATGGCCTCCCTGGCCGGCCACCAGCAGCACGTGATGGACCACCTCATCGAATCCCTCCAGGGACTGCCCGCGGTGCACATCATCGGCATCTCCGGTGACGCCGCCGGTGAAGACGCCGCCCGACTGGACCGCATCCCCCGCCTGAGCTTCACCGTGCAGGATGTCCCCGCCGAGATGGTCCACCGCAGGCTCATGGACAATCACCTGGTCACCACCGTCAGCCCCCGCGACCCGCTGCTGGATGCGATGGGGGTCACCGAGGCCGGCGGGGCCATCACCATCGGGCTCGGGCCTTTCAACACCACCTACGAGATCGACCAGCTCACCCGCGTGCTGGCGTCGCTGGCCTAGTGCGCTCTAGACCTCCAGCACGAGCTTTCCGGTGACGGTTCCATCCTCCAGGGCCTTGAGGGCCTTCGCCGCGTCGGCAAGGGGGAGGGTGTGGTCGATGTGGGGGGTGATGCGGCCGTCGGCAAGCATGGGCCAGATCGCCTCGACGGTGGCGGCGACGATGCGCGCCTTGTCCGCGTCATCGCGACCGCGCAGGGCGGTGGCCGAGATGGTGCCACGCTTGGCCAGCAGCAGACCCAGGTTGAGCTCGCCCTTGACCCCACCCTGCAGACCGATGGTGACCATGTGGCCGTCCTTGGCCAGTGCCTTGACATTCTGGCCGAGGTACTTCGCGCCGATGATATCCAGGATCACATCCGCCCTGTTCTTCAACACCTCCGCGAAGTCCTCCTCCCGGTAATTGATGAGGATATCCGCGCCGAGCTGCTGACAGGTCTGGAGCTTCTCCGGGGAGCCGGTGGTCACCGCCACCGTCGCACCCATCGCCTTACCCATCTGCACCGCGAACGTGCCGATACCACCAGCCCCACCATGCACCAGGAAGGTCTGCCCCTCCTTAAGACCGGCGAGCATGCCGATATTCGACCACACCGTGCACGCCACCTCCACGATCGAGGCGGCCTCCACGAAGGAAAAACCCTCCGGGATCGGCATCAGCTGACCCTCCGGCACGGCCACGAACTCCGCATAACCACCACCGGTGAGCAGGCAGGCAACCTCCTCACCCTTGCTGCGGCCGGTGTCACCCGGATCCGCGATGATGCCTGCGCACTCCAGGCCCAGGATCTCCGACGCTCCCGGCGGGACGGGGTAGTTGCCCTGCGTCTGCAACAGATCCGCACGGTTGACGCCGGCGGCCTTCACCTCAACCAGCACCTCACCGGGTTTCAGGGTCGGGACGGGTACGTCCTGCAGCTCCAGGGACGCTGTGTTCTTCTCTTCAGTCTGCACAATTGCCTTCATGCCCTCCGAGGGTAGGTGAAATCAGGTTCCCCGGGGCGGTTTCCGCGATAGGCAGGCAGTCAGGTAATATTCCGT
Proteins encoded:
- a CDS encoding galactan export ABC transporter permease subunit Wzm/RfbD translates to MQEQQQQKNLQADLARMTVVQQDSAPPSQSMTFRAAWDDIVRGFKQHELWLQLGWQDIKQRYRRSVLGPLWITIATGVMAVALGLLYSVLFKIPLAEFLPHVTVGLIIWNFISGCIKEGADIFIDNEGLIKQLPSALSVHVYRLVWKQALFLGHNLVIWVILMLIFPRPLGWDVLLIIPGMFLLIVNGVWVAMFFGIIATRYRDVSPLLEAGTQLLFYVTPIVWMTSTLQNHSEEMGGRARLAELNPLYHYLEVVRAPMIGSDLPAYHWWIVLGFTVAGLGLALLAMRQWRFRVSYWV
- a CDS encoding aminotransferase class V-fold PLP-dependent enzyme — translated: MVFDVARVRGLYTSLGDGWTYLNAHQLPQVPERVASGVASAFRLHAQMPFDGQVPYAVSQVEQARATVAEMAGVEPAQVVLGPTRHYLARVLARSLGSFVRRKAGVVLSRADADWLTQPFGLLDATVRWAEPDLGTGQLPGWQYKELVDGATRLVVLSAAHPLLGTVAPTARIVDTVRERSRAWIVVDASAYAAYRPLDLEEWQADIVMLDMGELGGPHVSALIFRDSSMFPRLDRSVALEPDPGFLPHGLFGGVPNLFRHLANLDEDATDLRGSMASLAGHQQHVMDHLIESLQGLPAVHIIGISGDAAGEDAARLDRIPRLSFTVQDVPAEMVHRRLMDNHLVTTVSPRDPLLDAMGVTEAGGAITIGLGPFNTTYEIDQLTRVLASLA
- a CDS encoding NAD(P)H-quinone oxidoreductase: MKAIVQTEEKNTASLELQDVPVPTLKPGEVLVEVKAAGVNRADLLQTQGNYPVPPGASEILGLECAGIIADPGDTGRSKGEEVACLLTGGGYAEFVAVPEGQLMPIPEGFSFVEAASIVEVACTVWSNIGMLAGLKEGQTFLVHGGAGGIGTFAVQMGKAMGATVAVTTGSPEKLQTCQQLGADILINYREEDFAEVLKNRADVILDIIGAKYLGQNVKALAKDGHMVTIGLQGGVKGELNLGLLLAKRGTISATALRGRDDADKARIVAATVEAIWPMLADGRITPHIDHTLPLADAAKALKALEDGTVTGKLVLEV